Proteins encoded within one genomic window of Brassica rapa cultivar Chiifu-401-42 chromosome A09, CAAS_Brap_v3.01, whole genome shotgun sequence:
- the LOC103839656 gene encoding MOB kinase activator-like 1A yields MSLFGLGRNQKTFRPKKSAPSGSKGAQLRQHIDATLGSGNLREAVRLPPGEDANEWLAVNTVDFFNQVNLLYGTLTEFCTPDNCPTMTAGPKYEYRWADGVQIKKPIEVSAPKYVEYLMDWIETQLDDETLFPQRLGAPFPQNFKDVVKTIFKRLFRVYAHIYHSHFQKIVSLKEEAHLNTCFKHFILFTHEFGLIDKKELAPLQELIESIISPY; encoded by the exons ATGAGTCTGTTTGGATTGGGAAG AAATCAGAAGACGTTCCGTCCTAAGAAGAGCGCACCTTCTGGAAGCAAG ggtGCACAGCTTCGACAGCATATAGATGCGACTTTAGGAAGTGGCAACTTGAGAGAAGCTGTTCGACTTCCTCCTGGAGAGGATGCCAACGAATGGCTTGCTGTCAACA CTGTGGATTTCTTTAACCAGGTGAACTTGCTATATGGTACCCTTACCGAGTTCTGCACTCCTGATAACTGTCCTACTATGACTGCTGGCCCCAA GTATGAGTATAGATGGGCAGATGGTGTCCAGATCAAGAAGCCAATAGAGGTTTCTGCTCCGAAGTATGTCGAGTATTTGATGGATTGGATCGAGACCCAACTCGACGATGAGACTTTATTTCCTCAAAGGCTTg GGGCACCATTTCCTCAGAACTTCAAGGATGTGGTGAAGACAATATTTAAACGACTGTTCCGTGTGTATGCCCACATATACCATTCTCATTTCCAGAAAATCGTTAGCCTTAAAGAAGaagctcatctcaacacttgCTTCAAACACTTTATCCTCTTTACTCAT GAGTTTGGACTGATTGACAAGAAAGAACTGGCGCCTCTACAAGAGCTCATAGAATCTATCATTTCACCTTACTGA